The DNA region GTCGTCGACGACTGTGTGATGTTCGGCGATCGGATCGTCGTGCCCCTCAAGTTCCGCAAACGGATCATTCGCCAACTGCATCGCGGACACCCAGGGATGGACCGCATGAAGTCTCTGGACCGCAGCTACGTTTACTGGCCGAACGTAGACGACGATGTGCTGCAGTTTGTTCGCCAGTGCAAACCGTGCGCTGCTGCAGCGAAATCCCCGACGAAGGCGACCCTCGAGTCGTGGCCTCTCCCGGACAGGCCGTGGCAACGTGTCCACATCGACTACGCTGGACCAGTCGATTGTTACTACTACTTCGTCATCGTGGATGCCTACTCCAAGTGGCCCGAGATCTTCCGCACTCGTGCCATAACCGCAACTGCAGCCCTGGACATGCTTCGTGAGACCTGTTCCCGTTACGGCAACCCGGACGTCCTGGTCTCAGACAACGCAACGTAGTTCACCAGCGGGCAGTTCGAGGAGTTTTGCCGTGCGAATGGTGTCACCCACCTCCGCACTGCGCCCTACCACCCGCAGTCAAACGGCCAAGCGGAGCGATTCGCTGACTCACTCAAACGTGGCCTCAAGAAGTTGAGTGAGCCCACACTGGAGCACTTGTAAACGTTCTTGTCGGTGTACCGTTCCACGCCCAACCGGAACACACCGAACATGACGTCTCCAGCTGAAGCATTCCTTGGACGACCGGTGCGCACCACACTGGACCTGCTGAAGAAGCCTATCCCTGCCATACCGATAGCCGTCAACCACAAGCAGAACGAGCAGTGTAACCGTCGGCATGGAGCCGTCAAGCGCGAGTTCAAAGACGATGACCTGGTCTACGCCGAGTACCACCTGCGCAACACCAAGTCCTGGATTCCCGGCCGTGTCGTCGAACGGAAAGGTTCCGTCAACTACATCGTGCAGCTGGACCTGGAAGGAAGACAGAGGATCGTGAGTTCGCACGTCAACCAATTACGCCCTCGCTACGATGCTGAAGTTCCTGACCAAGTCCAACAACGTCTACCATGGGAGATTCTGATCGAAGAAGCTCGACCGTTGCTGCTAGCCGACCAGGAAGAACCTGAAGCTCCCATCGAGATCGACATTCCTGTTCCGGACAGTCCCGCACCACCGGCTCTGCCTGGAACCGAAGATCCACTGGAAGGTGGGTCTGGCACAAACCACTTTGTGCTGCCTGAAGATGCCGTACCCGCCGACAAGCCCGTTACGCCGCCGACACCGATATTTCCTATTGATCCACGCCGTCCCGTTCGACCGTCTAGGATTCCACGGTGGCTGAACATGTACATCTCTTACGGGGGAGATGTAGCAGCTGATGCAAGTCAGTTCAATTCCGACCACCAAGCAAGTCGGATGTTAATAAACAGTTTTTCCGTTACAACTAACTGTCTTTTAGTAGCCTAGCAACGGCTCTAACATGTATCGTTTGTCTAACTGTTGTTGTTGCCAGAGATTTGGCTTATActactttattttaaattattactaAACAAACTTTActtaagtaacttttgctcatttttggtaaaaagtttgCTTATATTGTAATTTCAGATTATGCAATAATCCAGAAAacatcaaaatgtacatgatgacttttgaaatgttgccgtcGAATTCTAGCAAAATAATGTAATTAGGCCAATgttgaagtgtaaacaaagagtctatcctgatCGTTCTAAATGTAAACATCacctgacgtgagcaggattgagtctttgtttacacttcaacATTGGCCCTTtactttgttttgcttgaattgtagTGAGgttaaataatgaaataaaactTACACAAAACGACTGTTCCATTCATTTCTTTCAACCCTCCCAAGCGTGATTACGTCTTCAATTGTATTCCTCAAGTCATTCCAAGTTTGGTTGAAATCCACTCGCCTTGGCTTAAGGGACATCTTCACAATAGTTTTTTCATTAAGTTATTcaagaaaattataaaacataGAAGTAATACAATATTCTTCCAGGAAAATATCAGTTACAGACACAATGATTTGCTTGTTCGCGAACACGATGacatacacccttaccaaaaatcatacgattttttgagttcaggtactacaaccatagaAATGGTTATACGgatttaactgaaaaattcgagccaaacatttcattagggcaccaaaccaaaacgtaaacatttaggattattccactattccattcattattacactccctacatgccctccaagaatcagattgatagcaaacaatttcctattgaaaaaaatcaaaaaaacaaaagggcacataacaatgttcactccaaaccagaaaaaaagttcaattgtgcccttttctttttttgttagtttttcgtGGTTAAGGAACTTTCCATGTTAttaagtgaacttttcatacattcttaacactaattcacttcaaaacaaagtttggtttacgtttcaccaaggatttctgcagaaaaaaacttcgtcggaatacaatatttaatacggcccgcggctgctgttcagtacacttttgaagaatttttatgtttcacataccttatctacaccattcgatcacaaaacttcaccaataatcaaaatttctactgaattcctcattatttcttactaaacaaaagggcccgtaaacatcattcaaaacaacaatccggtgacagcgctttagtgcccttttaattctcttcgaaattgcatttagaaagcaaggctgtatatctataggtagaaagccatcccaagtaaccatccagctcTAAGAGAAATCATAAATATGCTGTTTGTCAGCATTCTACTGCTAATCAGTCATAAAACAGCTAGGATGATAACAAATCAGCTCTAAAACAACTGCTGTAGTATTAGCTGATATGCAGCAGTTTTAATGCTGCTCCTAGCAACACTGCTGCATTTTTCTCCATTttactggcaacactgttgAGGAGTGAAGGAGAGAGaacgatataaacgaaaataaaaatatctcttGCTCGCTCATTCCTTCAACCAGTACGACCAAAACAAACCAGCGGAAAAAACGGCTGTCAGTCGATGACTGAGATTCATCGTAGGATGTTTATGCTCCTGATGTTTTTATTCTTTGAGAAGAATATTTATGGCTGGTTGAACAACTTCTTCGTTCAAAACCTGTATTTTGTGGGTGTTTGCGAGCACCTTTGCTTTGTGGAAAACTAAATGATCTCTTCTAAAGGCTAGATTTTTACAGGTTGGATTTTCTCGGCCACTAGGTGACAAATGGCTTTGAAGCTAgctttgaagtgtttttttctctTACGATTCCCGGCGGTACTGGAGAGATCTGCCGTCTTCGATGCTCACCTCAGCAAATTCCCAATTTGAGTCCCGCAATCAAGCTCGCAAAGTACTACCAATTGTAGGTGTCAAACAAGCTATGTTAAACCATCTCCACACTGGCCGTGCGGGATCAGGCTCGAAAACTTCCACTCATCAGCGGCAACATCTCCTGGCATCGAATCTTCAACATctcaatttcaaacaaaaaatcggCTCCTCCCCAGTGGTTCAGCTTCATCGGCAATGCAGTTGCGTACAAAACGAAAATAGATCGGAAGAGGGAGAGAtgaaagagagggagagagcaACATTTTTGCTTCTCccaattttttgacgttttgtgcAGGGTTGGATCAGCAACAGTAGAGGCCAGCTGGAaatcagaaatataaagtccaaaacCGGTTGCATATCAGCTGTAAAAGCGCATTTAGTGCAGATGTCAAAACAACTTAGCTGTAACCCACAGCTGGTGAAGCGCTTGTAGTGCTGCAATCTGACTTGTTTTAGTGCTGATTGGTTACTTGGGAtgtttagaaagggcccattatgaacagcagttggaaagctaaaagggcctaataacgagatttttttttaaattatgatttttattgcaaaaatcaacataaatttagaAGCATTAatgcagagttgaggataatgatgtgttttatcgtatcatcagtaaaaataccaccagtcaagctttctttttaaataggaattgaaacaagttgtccactttttgccagcgattttctcgaatcccgttttttggttttgtgccctaatgaaatgtttggctcgaattcGTATACACTGAAGATCAGAATTACACCAAAAAGCGTTGAATCCAACCATTTTCGCACAAGACCACGCTTGAACCATCGCGCCGAGTAAACAGCCCGGAACACATTGGCTGGATTCTGGCCAAAAACGCATccaatgtgtaaattttgattCGGCAGTAGCCCCCTGGTGGCAAAAATGGAAAGCTCTTGGATAGCGGGAATATTGTGCTGCCACCTGTTGGAGAGTagacaaatttatttttcttagttttcatcaaaaaagattaaattttaaaacatttatttagaaaaaaaaatgtgcacaaATTTTAACATATCACGAGACGCAAGCGCCCAATCTGCTTGCTAAGTTCAGCCAGCTGGTCGCAGGATGGTTGGTTTGATGAATGCACATTGCAGATTCTGGTGGGGACAGCCATTTAACGCGGAAGGCATCTACTGTGCTGGCAGCAAATCCGCAGCTCACGGCAGCATGGATCCGGTTGTCGTGGTCGAATGGTTCCGGAACCTGGTCCTGCCGTGAACGCTGATGTCGGTTTAGTTTCGGGCTGATCAGAGCAAGCTCAGCAAAATGGTCATGTTTGTGTTCAGGATGAGTTGCGCTGAGCGATATCCTGAGATGAAACGAGCGCCACAAGCATGTACCCTGTGGCGTTCCGTACGCGAGCACCAGCAGGAAACCAAATGGTCGCATTTCTGCCATAGTTTTGGACTCGCCAATGGCTCTTAACAACTGCTTTTAGTGCGGCAAGCCGGtctgaaaatataagaaaatatatttaaaaaaaatcataaaaacaaaaccaacTCCAACCTGCCTCGCTCCAGAATTTTCCCGCCTCGGACTAGTTTTCCGAAATTTCCGGATCATCCCTGTCGTTGGCGTCGTCTGTCCTTTTAATCGCGAAATTAAGTCGTCGAATGAAGTGCCATCGCAGATCGAATCAGACACTTCATTCGACTGAACGGGGTGATCCGGTGCCCCCGGAATCGCAGTCCCGCACTGTCATCGTTTGCGCTGTCATAAGCTGCCGTGCCGGCATGTTGGCAGCTGTCAGTGCCACCGACGGGCCAGGAACCGGCGCTTGCCCACCGGGGATCATCATAGTTGGTACACCATCGAGAGCGGGTCGAAAAACGGCTCAGGTTCATCATTGCGGTTCCGAGCATGTTCGCTGAGTTCATCAACGCCGATATGTTCGGTTTCACCTACTACATCTCCTTACCGGGAGCCGTGTTACAACCGAGCTGCTGCTGTCGATGGCTGAAGCTGCCATTTCTGATCGGTTTGGGTTGCTGTGTAAAGaagcgaattaaaaaaaagggtgACATTTCTATAACATCCAACTTACTGCGCGATTTCAAAACGCAACGGACTTCCGTGGCACCGCGCTTCGGGAGCATCGTGCCGATAATTGCTGTAACAACCACTCGATGACCGGCGAGTCTCATTCTCTTGGTAGTGCTGCTGCTCGTTGTCGTGCTGCGTCGATGAGGTGACGTCCAGCAGCGACCGGGACGGTTCGGCAATCATCTTCGGAATGTGGAAGTTAGAGCGGACGCTTCGTTCCTGTGGAAGAAAAGCACATCTTTCAAAAACCATCTCAATGACCCCAAATGTACTCACCATTTGCTCGCGGGCGACCGGATCAACCCGCACAATCAACTCGAACTCGATCTCGTCCGCCCGCTGGAGCAACAGCTGTTCGATAGCGGACCGCGCACGACCGTTCCCTTCTCTAACCAGTCTCTGCGATCGTTCCGGTGGCGTCAGTGGCAAGACCGCTCCACGACGAATTAGGACCACGCCCTCgaactttttgttgaaaatgttgCACAGCTCGCGGCCATTGACGATGAGTGAGCGGTGACCGCCACGACTTGTGCGTCGACTTTTTCATCGCTGCTAAAAACAGCTTGAAGTTGTTTCATCGATGGCGCTGGACATCTTCATCGATTGTTCCAGATTGTGAGCGTTGTGGCCAAGAGGCAGTCCAGCTAGGTGTCTCCTCGGGTTGCAACAGGATCTGGCGTAATCATTCAGAGTCTTTAGCTGTGGCGGTGCAGGTGATGGCAGAATCTGGGTACCGAACTGGCCGCCACGTCCGATGCTGTGAAGTATGCAGGAACACCATGTTGTCCACCGGAACGACGGCGGTAATGGCCATGTTGATGTGATCGGCCTAGGGGGCTGGGGGGTTTTTGATCAATCTCTCTGGCAgcttctaacctaaaaaaacatcaatattaaaaaaaaaatccaacgttTAGAGGTTCAATCTTACCCAGCGGATACAGCACAATGCGCATTTCCGGAAAAGCACTGCCATTGTATGGCAAGTGGCCACTTTCTCAGAAACAAGCCCTTGCCCTGGCAACTCAGAGAAGAAGGGAATTTTGAGTTGGAGAAGGATGTTCAGGTTTATTTACCGATCCCAAACCGTGTTGGCCATGCACTAGAATGGACAAGTCCTCCCAGTTCATGGCCAACACGGTTTGGGGATCGAAAAACGGTAAAATCCGGATTTTTTGTTCCGCACAGACTGTGCTACACGAGGCTGAAAAATTCTATCACTTTGACATTTAAGAAATAGCGATGCACGCACCTGGTGGCAACTTTGTGCAACAGCCGCAAAGCCAATTTACACATTGGATGGCTTTTTGAGCAAAAACCAGCGCAATGTGTAGAATCAACACATCGATTCCAAAACAACGCGGTGTACACATTCGATGTGTCAGATCGACACATTTTGGGCGTAATTTTAATCTTCAGTGTATGAAAACTGGgtatagacaaatccagcgaaagctcaacgctgctctttgatggtgagagatttgacagctcccatactaaatgtctcgattttcatactttttgttaattttcttctaaaataaaatacttaacatatgaaaactatatatttttggtgcccaaaattcctgctgaatcgaatggtgtactaatccaattgcaaattttttgaacagtttttattttaataatattctagacacattttgtgcacctaatcaatcaatacttttatcataaataatcattttattgcttaaaaattgagttttcctgagctcccatattcaaatacatggaagctgtcatttctaacaccattggccacctagcggccatttcaaactggatacgtctattgaactcagaaaatcatgatttttggttagGGTGTATGgaaacagggatgccagataaaattttgagttatctgcattttttttcaaatacactgaaagaaaggctaATAGtaataaaacatgttttccACATGAAtctgagaaattaaaagtgagagtgtgtgcgtgcaacatggagttaaactttttgaaaagccttggtaagcttcacagcaactgcacagaaagtttaactccatgttgcgatttgacagctcgatactGCTTGGCATGTAACCCACTCAgcgcgttccgtttgaattctgtttagaattccgcttgagcgaaaaaaagttcgattcgaattctaaacagcccagtcacgacgttctcgcaggattcttacagaattctagcagatcAAAATTATTCTTACTAGAACGCTGCCTTCATCTTGCCAGATCTTTGCAAGAATTCTCagagaattctagctcaaatgcaataaccggttctagcagaaTCCGGTTAAAGCAACCGGTTTTGTTAGAACCCTGCTAGAATGCTGCTAGAACTATTCTGACAGGCCATCCTGCTAGAactctgtaagaattttgctagaataagACGGCAAAattttctgctagaatcctgctagaattttgttgGAATTTTATTGTTGTATAAATTTAAGcaacaaataattttatttcgaGCAAAATTTATTTCTGTGTTCATCACAACCTAGATTACAACTCATTTTCTGGTTTAATTAGTCACATCACTTTTTAATATACCATGGAGGTAGCTGTTGATTATGTCCAAGAAACCCGGC from Culex quinquefasciatus strain JHB chromosome 3, VPISU_Cqui_1.0_pri_paternal, whole genome shotgun sequence includes:
- the LOC119770371 gene encoding uncharacterized protein LOC119770371 isoform X2, which gives rise to MERSVRSNFHIPKMIAEPSRSLLDVTSSTQHDNEQQHYQENETRRSSSGCYSNYRHDAPEARCHGSPLRFEIAHNPNRSEMAASAIDSSSSVVTRLPVRRCSR
- the LOC119770371 gene encoding uncharacterized protein LOC119770371 isoform X1, which gives rise to MVFERCAFLPQERSVRSNFHIPKMIAEPSRSLLDVTSSTQHDNEQQHYQENETRRSSSGCYSNYRHDAPEARCHGSPLRFEIAHNPNRSEMAASAIDSSSSVVTRLPVRRCSR